Genomic segment of Myxococcus stipitatus:
ACGCGGACGCGGTGGACCCGGAGACCTCGTGGTGGGTGCTCAACCCGAAGCGCGCGCTGGGAATACCGGATGGGAAGGGCGCGACGATGATGGAGGCGTTCGGCTCGGCCCTCGTGCTGGACATGGGGGAGGGGGAGCCGGGGTGGGCGCCGCTGTCTGTGTATTACCAAGGGCTGACGCTGCCGGTGCAGTCGCACGTGGACTTCCTGGGCGAGGATGGCGACGTGGTGGCCTGGGGGCCGCTGAACCTGGTGGAGACGGGGCCCGGGACCCATGTGACGCTGGTCCCCTTCGACCGCCCGCTGATGACGTATCGCTACGTGCGGCTGTGGGGGGCGTCGCTCTCGATGTATCAAGTCGACGCGGTGACGACGCTGCCGTCGCTGCCGTCGCTCTGTGGGGACGGACGGATTGGCGGCAACGAGACGTGTGACGACGGGAACATCCTCCCGGGGGATGGGTGCAGCCTCCTGTGTCAGCAGGAGCCCGGCTTCCGCTGCACGGGCGAGCCGAGCGTCTGCCAGGACATCGATGAGTGCACCGACGGGACGGACACGTGTGCCCCCGCCGAGGTCTGCGTCAACCTCCCGGGAAGCTACCTCTGCATGCCGGCGTGTCTGCCGCCTCGGCTGATGTGCGGTGGGGCCTGCGTGGACGTGCTGTCCAACAACAGCCACTGCGGCGCGTGTGGAAACGCCTGCGGCGAGGGAAAGACGTGCACGGTGGGCGTGTGCACGACGCCCGTGTGCCTGCCACCCCGGATGACGTGCGGTGGGGAGTGCGTGGACGTGCTGTCGAACAACGCCCACTGCGGCACGTGTGGAAACGCCTGCGGCACGGGCACGACGTGTACGGCGGGCGTGTGTGGCGCGGCGAAGAAGCTCCAGGTCACCATGACGTGGAGCCGCAACGGGAATGGAGACCTGCTGGTCCTCACGCCCTCCGGCAAGCTCATCTCCTTCGCCAACCGCTGGCCCGGGCCCCTGACGGACTACGGCCAGCTCGACGTGGATGACCAGCTGGGCAAGGGCCCCGAGAACATCTTCTGGGCGGAGAACACCACGCCGCCGGTGGGGGACTACCGGGTCTGCGCGGCGGTGACGGGCTTCATTCCGTATGTGACGCCGCAGGACCCCGTCAGCGTGGGCGTCCGCATCCGACGCGACGGCCTGCCGGACGTCGAGCTCTCAAAGACTTTCACGGCGCCTCAATTCCTGCAGCCGTGCACCCCCGAGAGCCCCACCAACGTCGGGCCCTTCAACCTGCCCTGAAACACGGCGCCGGGCTCACCTCCGTCTCTTCCAGACGCCACCTGGGAGGGACGGGGCCCCGCAGCGCCTGGGAGGACTTGTTCCCTGCGGGCTGGCGGCTCGCGCGTGTGTGTGCCCCCGTGTCCAGGTCGGAGCCAGACGGCTCACGCGGGCTCCGACCTGGGGCGAGGTTGACTCCAATGTATCAAGTGTAACGAGGTCCGCAGAGTCGATGTCGACTGTCATGCGCCCTGGCGATACCGGACGTCTGCTTTGTTTTTGGTTTTACATGAAATGCAGCTAATCCCAGTTGGGCTTCCGCAGGAATATGCGGACGTGCGTTTCATGGGGCACGACGCAGCCTCCGCCAGTGCGAGTCAACCTGGGCAGGGGCTTCGTCCAGCCGGTCGAGTGGAATGGAGCGAAAATGAAGGTCCATCGAAGTGTCTCAGTGGCACGTTGGTTGAGCGCGGTCCTGTCCTTCGTCGTGGTGAATGCATGCGGAGCGGTACCCGAGGGCGAAGAGCTCCCTCCCGAGGCGGAGGCAGCGGAGCAGCAAGTCAGGATGGCCCCTGACCCGTACGCGGACGAAGTGGTGCAGGGAGGCATCATCCTGGTGGGCAGCCCGGAGAGCGCGATTGGCCCTCCGGATGGGAACACGGCCAACTTCCTGGGACTCCTGGGTGGCTCGCTGCTGTTGGACATGGGTGCTGGAGAAGAAGGCAACGGCCCCCTGCGCATCTACTACCGGGGCCTGTCCCTGGCGGTGGTGGCGGAGGTGGAGTTCCTGCGCGCGGACATGGGTGTCATCACCGCGACGCAGGTGAGCCTCATCGACCTGGGTCTGGGGATTCACTCCGCGATGGTTCCCTACCACCGCGGCGTCCCGTACCGGTACGTGCGGCTGCGCAGCGCGCTGCTCTCGCTCTACCAGGTGGATGCCATCGAGGCGACCAGCCTGGCGAACTCGGCCGTCTGCGGCGACGGCCAGGTGGGCACGGGTGAGCAGTGCGACGACGCCAACCGCGCGGCCGGTGACGGATGCAGTCCATTATGCGTCATTGAGCCTGGCTATCAATGCCAGGGCCAGCCCAGCCAGTGTGTGGATGTGAATGAGTGCACCAACGGCACGGCGCAGTGTTCGCCGAACGCCTACTGCACGAACACCCCCGGGAGCTACACCTGCACCTGCAGGCCCGGGTACTGGGGCGATGGGCGGACGTGTACGGACATCGACGAGTGCTCGAACGGGACGGCGAACTGTCCTCCGGGGACGCAGTGTGTGAATACGCCGGGGAGCTACCAGTGCTCGCCGGTGAGCTGCCCCCCGCCCACGACCCGGTGTGGCCAGGTCTGTGTGGACACGTCTTGTGACGCGAACAACTGCGGTGGCTGTGGCAATGTCTGTGGTCCGGGCCGGACGTGTACGCAAGGCGTGTGCACGGGCGGCGGCGGTGGGGGCCACGGGAAGCTGCAGATCACGGCGATGTGGGGCCGCGATGGAGACGCGGACCTGGTGGTCCGCACTCCGACGGGGAAGTTCATCTACTACGACAATCGTGGGCCGGGGCCGAGCACCGACTACGGCGAGCTGGACCAGGATGCGTCGAGTGGGTTGGGGCCGGAGAACATCATCTGGCGGGAGGGCTACATCCCGCCGACGGGTGTGTATGACATCTGCCTCAAGGCGGCGAACTTCTCGCCTCCTCCGAGCGCGGCGAGCCCGCTGAGCTACACGGTGACGGTGAAGCGCTTCAGCTTACCAGACCGTGTCTTCACGGGTGTCATCACCTGCCCGGATGTCGGGGCGGAGTGTCACCCGAATCATCCCGCGTACATCGGGTCGGTGGGCTACCCGAACGCGCTGGAGGAGTAGTGCGGTGAAGAGTCCCGGCCGGCGCGAGGAGGGGTGTCTCGCGCCGAGCCGGGTTTTCGGGCTTGCAGGGGGGCTCGAGGGGTTGACGTATGGTGGGGTTGGTCGAAAAACGGCGGACCGGTTCGGTGAGCCCCGGTCACTCCCAGGATGGGAGCACTTGTTCCTCCTTCACGGATGAGAACCCACGGCCTTGAGGGCATTGGCTTGCCCCGAGGGCTCACCATGAAGCTGAATCACATCGACTTGCAGGTCCCCGACGTGCAGCGCACCGCGGCGTTCTTCGAGCGCTACTTCGGGTTCGAGCACGCGAGCAATCGCGCCTCGCCGGCCATCGCCATCCTGAACGATGGGGAGGGGCTGGTGCTGGTGCTGCAGCGGCTCAAGCACCCGGAGGAGAAGTACCCGGAGGGCTTCCACGTGGGCTTCCTGGTGGACGACGTGGAGACGGTGCTGGCGTTCCACGCGAGGGCCCTGGCCGACGGGCTGGAGGTCTCCGAGGTGATTCGGAACAACCGGGGGACGATGGTGTACTGCCAGGCGCCGGGGGCGGTGCTGGTGGAGGTGAACGCGCGGCCTTCGCGCGCCAGGGATTCGGTGGGGGTGGGACGAGTCGACTAAGCTTCGGGCGTGCTTTCGCCCTCGCTGTTGCTCGTTCCCCTGCTGTTCGCCACGGCCCCTCATCCCGTCGAGCTGGTGTTCGGCGGGGATGTGATTCCGCACGGTGAGGTGAAGGAGGTCGCGCGGCTGCATGCGCGCACGGGGGCGGTGCCGCCCGAGGGTGGGGTGGCGCCGTCGCTGAACAACGAGGGGTGGGACCACATCTTCGGGCCCATCGCGGACGTGCTGCGCACGGCGGACGTGGGGGTGTTGAACCTGGAGACGCCCGTCACGGACAACAAGAAGGCGGTGACGCGGGAGCTGTTGTTCAACGCGCCGTCGGCGATGGCGCGTGCGTTGGCGGCGTCAGGGGTGAAGGTGGTGTCGACGGGGAACAACCACGCGAGGGACCAGCTCCCGGCGGGGTTGGTGGAGACGCTGCGGCACCTGGATGCGGCGGGCATCCGTCACACGGGGACGGGGGCGACGAAGGAGGCGGCGTGGGAGCCGGTGTTCGTGGAGGCGCGGGGGATGAAGGTGGGGTTTTTGTCCTTCACGCGGTGGCTGAATGGGTTCAGCAATCCGAAGGATGGGGCGGCGCCGCACGTGGCGTTCGTGCCGTATCCGGTGCACCGGTTCCACCGCGGGCTGACGACGGAGGAGGTCGTGGAGAAGGTCCGCGAGGTGGCGGGGAGGTGTGATGCGTTGGTGGTGTTGGTGCATTGGGGGACGGAGTACAGCGACACGCCGCACCCGGATGACCGGAAGTTGGGGCGGGAGTTGTTGGAGGCGGGGGCGTTGGCGGTGGTGGGGCATCACCCGCATGTGTTGCAGCCGCTGGAGGGGTACAGCACGGCGGATGGGCGGCGGGGGTTGATTGCGTATTCGCTGGGGAACCTGGTGGCGAACCAGGACCGGTTCTACAGCCATGCGGAGAAGGGGAAGGGGAAGGCGGGGGACAAGCGGGATTCGATGTTGTTGAGGGTGACGCTGTTGCGGCCGGCGCCAGGGGGGCGGGTGATGTTGGGGGATGTGGCGGTGTTGCCGGTGTGGATTGAGAACAACGCGGTGGGGCGGAAGCGGAAGGAGGCGCGGAACATCCAGCCGGTGTTGATTGACCGGGAGGTGGAGGCGGTGACGGAGCGCCTGGCGGCGCTGGCGGCTCGGGAGGGGGGGCTGGACAAGGAGGGGAAGGCGGAGCGGGGGGCGTTGGAGCGGCGGCTGGCGGGCTCCCAGCTGCGGCGGGAGCGGATTCTGAGGATGTTGCCGACGGGGTTCGTGGTGGCTTCGTCGGAGCTGCGGCAGCGGGTGCCGGGGGCTGGGGCGGCGCTGGGGAGTGGGGTGGCGGCCCAGGCGGCTCCGTGAGGCGGGGAGTTGCGTGGGTGACAGCGGCTCGCACCTGGGTGCGAAGTTGCCGCTGTGGCGGTTCTGGTGCGGGGGATGAGGGGGCGGAGCTGGGCGCGTAAGTCCGCGAGAGCCTTGAGGATGCGGGGGGCGGAGGCGGGTGCTGCTCGGAACCTTGGAATGCTGGTGGGGTGGGGAGAAGGGCCTGGATGCCTGGAAGGCGGCGCGAGAGCGCTGCGGGGGCTGGCGTTGGCGAGGTGCGGGAGGTCGCGAGAAGCGGTTGAAGGGGTGAGGCTGGGGTAGAGTGTGCCCCATGCGTCACATCCTCCTATTAGCGCTCTCCCTGTGTGTCGTTGCCTGTTCCAAGTCCGAGGAACGGGCGAATGCTCTCGTCACAATCAACTACACGCCGAGCTTCAAGACGGGCTGCATCGTCATGACGGCTCAGGACGAATCCAATCCGAGCAACGTCGTTGAGGCGGAGCCCATCCGCACCGATGCGCTCGCGAAGAAGGGTCCCCCGATGATCCTGGGGGTCATCCACAAGGATGGGTGGGGTACGCGGTGGAAGGTGACCGTCAAGGCTCACGAGCAGACCTGTGAAGGCAAGCTGGTGGACGAGGCGGAGACGGTCGTCGACCTGTCGGGCAAGGGGCGGAGGGATGGGGTGACGGTGGAGCTCGTGACCCCGGATGAGGACAGGGATGGGTATGTCGCCAAGACCGCGGGCGGTACGGACTGTGATGACAGTGGTCCGAATGCGGCCGCGAGGTCTCCCGCGAAGAGCGAGGAGTGCGACGAGATTGACAACGATTGTGATGAGCAGGTGGACGAGGGCTTCGACAAGGTCTGGTACGCGGACAAGGACGGTGATGAGGCGGTAAGTGAGACAGACAAACGCACTCAGTGCGCTCAGCCCGAGAAGTACATCCGCCTGCCACAGGGTAAAGCCTTCGACTGCGATGATGCTGATAAGGACAACACCCCTGGGAAGCCCGAAGTCTGCGACAACAGGGACAATAACTGTATCGGCGGTGCTGATGATGGCATCACGGATAAGGGCAAGGCGTGCAGCAGCGACGTGTGCCAAGGA
This window contains:
- a CDS encoding DUF4215 domain-containing protein; this translates as MKRLGWSFLACMALAACGGGLTPEEERQWGDAASEATGEAPVTSMDGLVNHADAVDPETSWWVLNPKRALGIPDGKGATMMEAFGSALVLDMGEGEPGWAPLSVYYQGLTLPVQSHVDFLGEDGDVVAWGPLNLVETGPGTHVTLVPFDRPLMTYRYVRLWGASLSMYQVDAVTTLPSLPSLCGDGRIGGNETCDDGNILPGDGCSLLCQQEPGFRCTGEPSVCQDIDECTDGTDTCAPAEVCVNLPGSYLCMPACLPPRLMCGGACVDVLSNNSHCGACGNACGEGKTCTVGVCTTPVCLPPRMTCGGECVDVLSNNAHCGTCGNACGTGTTCTAGVCGAAKKLQVTMTWSRNGNGDLLVLTPSGKLISFANRWPGPLTDYGQLDVDDQLGKGPENIFWAENTTPPVGDYRVCAAVTGFIPYVTPQDPVSVGVRIRRDGLPDVELSKTFTAPQFLQPCTPESPTNVGPFNLP
- a CDS encoding EGF domain-containing protein, translated to MAPDPYADEVVQGGIILVGSPESAIGPPDGNTANFLGLLGGSLLLDMGAGEEGNGPLRIYYRGLSLAVVAEVEFLRADMGVITATQVSLIDLGLGIHSAMVPYHRGVPYRYVRLRSALLSLYQVDAIEATSLANSAVCGDGQVGTGEQCDDANRAAGDGCSPLCVIEPGYQCQGQPSQCVDVNECTNGTAQCSPNAYCTNTPGSYTCTCRPGYWGDGRTCTDIDECSNGTANCPPGTQCVNTPGSYQCSPVSCPPPTTRCGQVCVDTSCDANNCGGCGNVCGPGRTCTQGVCTGGGGGGHGKLQITAMWGRDGDADLVVRTPTGKFIYYDNRGPGPSTDYGELDQDASSGLGPENIIWREGYIPPTGVYDICLKAANFSPPPSAASPLSYTVTVKRFSLPDRVFTGVITCPDVGAECHPNHPAYIGSVGYPNALEE
- a CDS encoding VOC family protein, with translation MKLNHIDLQVPDVQRTAAFFERYFGFEHASNRASPAIAILNDGEGLVLVLQRLKHPEEKYPEGFHVGFLVDDVETVLAFHARALADGLEVSEVIRNNRGTMVYCQAPGAVLVEVNARPSRARDSVGVGRVD
- a CDS encoding CapA family protein, translated to MLSPSLLLVPLLFATAPHPVELVFGGDVIPHGEVKEVARLHARTGAVPPEGGVAPSLNNEGWDHIFGPIADVLRTADVGVLNLETPVTDNKKAVTRELLFNAPSAMARALAASGVKVVSTGNNHARDQLPAGLVETLRHLDAAGIRHTGTGATKEAAWEPVFVEARGMKVGFLSFTRWLNGFSNPKDGAAPHVAFVPYPVHRFHRGLTTEEVVEKVREVAGRCDALVVLVHWGTEYSDTPHPDDRKLGRELLEAGALAVVGHHPHVLQPLEGYSTADGRRGLIAYSLGNLVANQDRFYSHAEKGKGKAGDKRDSMLLRVTLLRPAPGGRVMLGDVAVLPVWIENNAVGRKRKEARNIQPVLIDREVEAVTERLAALAAREGGLDKEGKAERGALERRLAGSQLRRERILRMLPTGFVVASSELRQRVPGAGAALGSGVAAQAAP